One Spirochaeta africana DSM 8902 genomic window carries:
- a CDS encoding O-succinylhomoserine sulfhydrylase produces the protein MQKSASDGFRRSGAGDSGATERPVNAGDRLDERPDADTRRFQTDAIRTQAARSGYNEHSVPVYMTSGFMFESAEHAQALFAGEADGTIYSRYANPNTDELVQKLCRLEGTDAGIVTASGMAAVFASLAAFLSAGDHVVASRALFGSSLQVLGKILPRWGITVDFVGGHDPAAFAAALRPGTRLVLIESPSNPGLELFDIAAIAEVAHAGGARLIVDNCFATPYLQQPARLGADIVVHSATKFIDGQGRSLGGAVLGPAELIEEVVFFARHTGPSLSPFNAWILSKSLETLAVRMDRHCDNSLQLAQSLEGRPGIARVLYPGLPSHPQHALAQQQMYAGGGIVTLEIAGGIQGATRFINRLQMISRSANLGDTRTIATHPATTTHSKLTDEERAAVGITPGLVRIAVGLEDIRDIIGDVEQALG, from the coding sequence ATGCAGAAATCAGCGTCCGACGGCTTCAGGAGATCCGGCGCCGGCGATTCCGGCGCCACCGAACGCCCCGTCAATGCCGGCGATCGGCTTGACGAACGGCCCGACGCCGACACACGCCGCTTCCAGACCGATGCTATCCGCACCCAGGCAGCGCGCTCGGGCTACAACGAGCACTCGGTACCAGTCTACATGACCTCCGGCTTCATGTTCGAATCAGCCGAACACGCCCAGGCTCTTTTTGCCGGCGAGGCTGACGGCACTATCTACTCGCGATACGCCAACCCCAACACCGACGAACTGGTACAGAAGCTCTGCCGTCTGGAGGGCACCGATGCCGGCATCGTGACCGCCAGTGGGATGGCAGCGGTGTTCGCCTCGCTGGCCGCTTTCCTGTCTGCCGGCGATCACGTGGTTGCCTCGCGCGCCCTGTTCGGCTCCAGCCTGCAGGTACTGGGGAAAATCCTGCCGCGCTGGGGTATCACGGTTGATTTTGTCGGTGGCCACGACCCGGCCGCCTTTGCCGCTGCCCTGCGCCCCGGGACCAGACTGGTGCTGATAGAATCCCCCTCCAACCCGGGGCTTGAACTGTTCGACATTGCCGCGATCGCCGAGGTCGCCCACGCGGGCGGCGCCCGCCTGATTGTGGACAACTGCTTTGCCACCCCCTACCTGCAGCAGCCAGCCAGGCTGGGCGCCGACATCGTGGTCCACTCAGCCACCAAGTTCATCGACGGCCAGGGGCGCAGCCTGGGCGGCGCGGTTTTGGGCCCAGCCGAGCTGATCGAAGAGGTGGTGTTCTTTGCCCGCCACACCGGGCCCAGTCTGTCGCCGTTTAACGCCTGGATTCTGTCCAAAAGCCTGGAAACCCTGGCCGTGCGGATGGACCGCCACTGCGACAACTCCCTGCAGCTGGCACAGAGCCTGGAAGGTCGCCCCGGCATCGCCCGTGTCCTCTACCCCGGCCTGCCCAGCCACCCGCAGCACGCCCTGGCGCAGCAGCAGATGTATGCCGGCGGCGGTATCGTCACCCTGGAGATAGCCGGAGGTATACAAGGCGCCACACGATTTATCAACCGCCTGCAGATGATCAGCCGCAGCGCCAATCTGGGTGACACCCGCACCATCGCCACCCATCCGGCCACCACCACCCACTCCAAGCTCACCGACGAGGAACGGGCTGCCGTCGGCATCACCCCCGGCCTGGTGCGGATTGCGGTCGGGCTGGAGGACATCCGGGATATTATCGGGGATGTCGAGCAGGCGCTGGGATAG
- a CDS encoding YwbE family protein — protein sequence MNGTQRSSIQRGRHVAIVQKHHQRSGELTEGIVQDILTNSPTHPHGIKVRLVTGEVGRVKEIRD from the coding sequence ATGAACGGAACACAGCGCAGCAGCATTCAGCGCGGGCGGCATGTCGCAATTGTACAAAAGCATCACCAGCGGTCGGGGGAGCTCACCGAGGGGATCGTCCAGGACATTCTTACGAATTCACCCACCCATCCTCACGGGATCAAGGTTCGCCTGGTCACCGGCGAGGTCGGGCGGGTCAAGGAGATCCGGGACTGA
- the cysT gene encoding sulfate ABC transporter permease subunit CysT: MKRQKKTAPVLPGRGLSLGITISYMSFMVLLPLAGLAIAASGAGWHTIWWGITSPMAVATYRLTLAAALGAALVNAVFGTVTAWVLARYRFPGRGVIDTIIDLPFALPGAVGGLALVALVSENGLIGRFLEPLGIRIAYTAWGVPLALLFVGIPYVVRSVEPVIENLDPAMEEAAASLGASPGAAFMRVILPGLLPAILSGFTMALARGLGEYGSVIFVAGNVPFESEVTSRLIYNRLDQYDTVGATAVALLMVLVAFVILLLLNVLQVWQQRRIGATT, encoded by the coding sequence ATGAAACGACAGAAGAAGACCGCCCCGGTTCTGCCGGGGCGGGGTCTCAGCCTGGGGATAACCATCAGCTACATGAGCTTTATGGTCCTTCTGCCGCTTGCCGGACTGGCGATTGCTGCCAGTGGAGCCGGGTGGCACACCATCTGGTGGGGAATAACCAGTCCGATGGCGGTGGCTACCTATCGCCTTACCCTGGCAGCTGCCCTGGGCGCGGCTCTGGTGAATGCCGTGTTCGGTACCGTAACCGCGTGGGTACTGGCGCGGTACCGCTTTCCCGGACGGGGGGTTATCGATACCATCATCGACCTGCCGTTTGCCCTGCCGGGGGCGGTCGGCGGTCTGGCGCTGGTGGCACTGGTGTCAGAAAACGGCCTGATCGGCCGTTTTCTGGAGCCGCTGGGGATCCGGATCGCCTACACTGCCTGGGGAGTACCCCTGGCTTTGCTGTTTGTGGGTATCCCGTATGTGGTCCGTTCAGTGGAGCCGGTGATCGAGAACCTTGACCCGGCAATGGAGGAAGCCGCTGCCAGTCTGGGGGCCTCTCCGGGCGCTGCCTTTATGCGGGTAATTCTGCCGGGGCTCCTGCCGGCGATACTCTCGGGGTTTACCATGGCTCTGGCACGCGGCCTGGGCGAGTACGGGAGTGTAATCTTTGTTGCCGGCAACGTGCCGTTTGAATCAGAGGTTACCAGTCGACTGATTTACAACCGGCTGGATCAGTATGACACGGTAGGGGCCACTGCGGTTGCCCTGCTGATGGTGCTGGTTGCCTTTGTCATCCTGCTGCTGCTGAATGTGCTGCAGGTGTGGCAGCAGCGGCGGATTGGAGCAACGACATGA
- the cysM gene encoding cysteine synthase CysM: protein MMRYKTIDEIIGSTPLVRLQRIVTGNNTVLVKLEGNNPAGSVKDRPAYSMIAEAETRGRIQPGDTLIEATSGNTGIALAMVAAIRGYRMVLIMPEHMSVERRALMKAYGAEIIPTPSESSMEGAIDLAREMEAEGKGIILDQFGNEDNPLSHYRTTGPEIWQDTAGEITHFVASMGTTGTIMGTGRYLKEQKPEIQIVGLQPADGAKIPGIRRWPQEYLPAIFKPEQVDRTLDVSQEEAEETARQLAAREGIFAGISSGGNVAGALRLDRELKGAVIVVIICDRGDRYLSTGVFPG, encoded by the coding sequence ATGATGCGGTACAAGACAATCGATGAAATTATTGGCAGCACCCCCCTGGTTCGCCTGCAGCGGATCGTAACCGGCAACAACACCGTACTGGTGAAACTGGAGGGGAACAATCCGGCGGGATCGGTCAAGGATCGCCCGGCCTACAGCATGATTGCCGAGGCCGAGACCCGCGGTCGGATACAACCGGGCGATACCCTGATCGAGGCTACCAGCGGCAACACCGGAATTGCTCTGGCAATGGTGGCTGCTATCCGCGGTTACCGGATGGTACTGATCATGCCCGAGCATATGAGTGTGGAGCGACGGGCCCTGATGAAGGCCTATGGAGCCGAGATCATCCCGACACCCTCTGAAAGCAGCATGGAAGGGGCTATCGATCTGGCCCGCGAGATGGAGGCCGAAGGCAAGGGGATAATCCTGGATCAGTTCGGCAACGAGGATAATCCCTTGTCCCACTACCGGACTACCGGCCCGGAGATCTGGCAGGATACCGCCGGCGAGATTACCCACTTTGTCGCCAGTATGGGCACCACCGGCACCATTATGGGAACCGGCCGCTACCTCAAGGAGCAAAAGCCGGAAATCCAGATTGTCGGTCTGCAGCCCGCCGACGGTGCAAAAATCCCGGGGATCCGGCGCTGGCCGCAGGAGTATCTGCCGGCTATCTTCAAGCCGGAGCAGGTCGACCGTACCCTGGATGTTTCTCAGGAGGAGGCCGAGGAGACCGCCCGCCAGCTGGCGGCCCGTGAGGGAATCTTTGCCGGGATATCCTCCGGCGGGAATGTTGCCGGGGCATTGCGGCTGGATCGCGAGCTGAAGGGTGCGGTCATTGTAGTGATTATCTGCGACCGCGGTGACCGCTATTTGTCTACCGGGGTGTTTCCGGGGTAG
- a CDS encoding SH3 domain-containing protein translates to MRILFRSGILMLLALALGGITLTVGALEGTSVSISVRSAQLRQNPGHLAPVIGQLSYTDQVQITEMRGDFLQVEFEGRRGWLHRSAVSKRQIVLQDTGTGMRAEADRDEVALAGRGFNEQVEENYRSRSGIDFSAVDHMEQRRYREDELRRFLADGDLIQDAGGGE, encoded by the coding sequence ATGCGGATACTTTTTCGTAGCGGGATACTGATGTTGCTGGCTTTGGCACTTGGCGGCATCACACTTACGGTGGGTGCTCTCGAGGGTACATCGGTAAGCATATCGGTCCGCAGCGCACAGCTGCGGCAGAACCCGGGACACCTGGCACCGGTAATCGGACAGCTCTCCTATACCGACCAGGTCCAGATAACAGAAATGCGCGGAGATTTCCTGCAGGTAGAGTTCGAGGGGCGCCGTGGCTGGCTGCATCGTTCAGCTGTCAGCAAGCGGCAGATTGTACTGCAGGACACCGGTACCGGCATGCGGGCAGAGGCCGATCGCGATGAGGTCGCCCTTGCCGGGCGCGGATTCAACGAACAGGTAGAGGAGAACTATCGTTCCCGTTCCGGCATCGATTTCTCGGCTGTTGATCATATGGAACAGCGTCGCTACCGCGAGGATGAGTTACGCCGATTCCTGGCTGACGGCGATTTGATCCAGGATGCAGGAGGTGGAGAATGA
- a CDS encoding sulfate ABC transporter substrate-binding protein codes for MSKGVRIALIVLTAGVLSACGGDDRAADTDHELLHVSYDIAREIFRNINDAFIPYYEEQTGLRVSVEQSHAGSSRQARAVAAGLEADVVSMNQFLDIQLLHDATVDQPGGPIIPADWYTRYPNNSSPYSSTMAFVVRTGNPKEIHDWDDLIREDVQIVAPNYKTTGNGRFSYLTAWAFGLERYADWRAEEEGRDPEELSTAEREEAAAQFVQQILANTRVLAPGGRAATTAFVENNQGDVLLTFESEVNLIVQDLGPDRFEVVVPSYGIDAVMYVVAVDAYAKEKGNLQVARDYWDFIYTERGQEIVAESYYRPYNQEVAARYADLLPELDLFDVEDVFGGWAQANQDHFVDGGSFDRLMQGLGRN; via the coding sequence ATGAGCAAAGGAGTGAGAATCGCACTGATCGTATTAACCGCCGGGGTTCTGTCGGCATGCGGCGGTGATGACCGTGCTGCAGACACCGATCATGAGCTGCTGCATGTCTCGTACGATATCGCACGCGAGATATTCCGGAACATAAACGATGCCTTTATTCCATATTATGAGGAGCAGACCGGATTACGGGTTTCTGTCGAGCAATCACATGCCGGTTCAAGCCGGCAGGCACGAGCCGTCGCTGCCGGGCTGGAGGCGGATGTTGTCAGCATGAACCAGTTTCTGGATATTCAGCTGCTGCATGATGCAACAGTGGATCAGCCTGGCGGTCCGATTATCCCGGCAGACTGGTATACACGATATCCAAACAACTCCAGCCCCTACAGCTCGACCATGGCCTTTGTGGTACGCACCGGCAATCCCAAAGAGATACACGACTGGGACGATCTGATCCGCGAGGATGTCCAGATTGTGGCGCCGAACTATAAAACCACCGGCAACGGCCGATTCAGTTATCTGACAGCCTGGGCCTTTGGCCTGGAGCGCTATGCCGACTGGCGTGCCGAGGAGGAGGGCAGGGATCCCGAGGAGCTTTCGACCGCGGAACGCGAGGAGGCCGCCGCGCAGTTCGTGCAGCAGATCCTGGCCAATACCCGGGTGCTGGCGCCTGGTGGCAGGGCAGCCACCACTGCCTTCGTCGAGAACAATCAGGGTGACGTGCTGCTGACCTTCGAGTCGGAGGTAAACCTGATTGTGCAGGATCTGGGTCCTGACCGTTTCGAGGTAGTCGTCCCGAGCTACGGCATAGATGCGGTAATGTATGTTGTTGCGGTTGATGCCTATGCCAAGGAAAAGGGCAATCTGCAGGTCGCGCGGGATTACTGGGATTTTATCTACACCGAGCGCGGTCAGGAGATTGTTGCCGAATCGTATTATCGGCCATACAACCAGGAGGTGGCAGCCCGCTATGCAGATCTGCTGCCCGAGCTTGACCTGTTCGATGTTGAAGATGTCTTTGGCGGGTGGGCTCAAGCAAATCAGGATCATTTCGTTGATGGCGGCAGCTTTGACCGCCTGATGCAGGGTCTGGGCCGAAATTAG
- a CDS encoding sulfate ABC transporter permease, whose protein sequence is MRDQHRTPPSAAAWVLIALAAGFITIMIILPVASILMMALRQGWGGLLQALTRRETVQAVLLSLWVMAISLPITAVFGIAAAWAITRFRFPGKKLLLALIDLPISLSPIVVGLMFILLYGRYGIFGGFLQGIGVRVIFAPPGLVLTTLFILLPLVVRELIPTMQEQGSSEEEAALTLGARGWRMFWHVTLPNIRWALLYGLILASARAAGEFGAASVVSGLIRGSTVTLPLQIDIYYNEYMSTMAFASSTIFFGFAGITLAAKQIVGRRLRRELEHKEAADAA, encoded by the coding sequence ATGAGGGATCAACACAGAACACCGCCATCGGCAGCGGCCTGGGTGCTGATTGCCCTCGCTGCCGGGTTTATCACGATCATGATCATCCTTCCGGTCGCATCGATTCTGATGATGGCCCTGCGGCAGGGGTGGGGCGGGCTGCTGCAGGCCCTGACCCGGCGGGAAACCGTACAGGCCGTACTGCTGAGTCTCTGGGTGATGGCAATCTCCCTGCCGATTACCGCAGTGTTTGGTATCGCCGCTGCCTGGGCAATAACCAGATTCCGGTTTCCCGGCAAGAAGCTGCTGCTGGCACTTATCGATCTGCCGATATCCCTCTCGCCGATTGTAGTCGGCCTGATGTTCATTCTGTTGTATGGACGTTACGGGATTTTTGGCGGATTTCTGCAGGGGATCGGGGTTCGGGTAATCTTTGCGCCGCCGGGACTGGTGCTGACCACCCTGTTTATCCTGCTGCCGCTGGTGGTTCGGGAACTCATTCCTACCATGCAGGAACAGGGCAGCAGCGAGGAAGAGGCCGCCTTGACCCTGGGTGCTCGTGGTTGGCGGATGTTCTGGCATGTAACCCTTCCCAATATTCGCTGGGCGCTGCTGTACGGACTGATTCTTGCATCAGCACGGGCAGCGGGGGAGTTTGGCGCGGCCAGTGTTGTGTCCGGATTGATCCGCGGCAGCACGGTAACCCTGCCGCTGCAGATTGATATCTATTACAACGAATATATGAGCACTATGGCGTTTGCATCGTCGACCATCTTTTTCGGCTTTGCCGGGATTACCCTTGCGGCCAAGCAGATTGTTGGACGTCGCCTTCGCCGCGAACTGGAGCACAAGGAGGCTGCCGATGCTGCATGA
- a CDS encoding M48 family metalloprotease — protein sequence MTINRTMQIVLASAGLCCLFLLPACTTATDIGTRVGQAAGVLDARQAEGIRRTAERTERSFEDFTPEQEYFLGRSVAAQVLDRYPVYDDEQTNGYISLIGQSLAVFSDRPDIFAGYSFQILDSEELNAFATPGGHVFVTLGMLRLARNEDEVAAILAHEIAHITEAHGLQSIRTARITGALTSAAITGVYLTGSREVAELTDIFSDSIDDMSRTLFTSGYSRTSEREADRIAVTILRRAGYSPHALVTLLQHMGEHWNPQGRGYARTHPSPLDRMQDVQDVLDDEDPRIPEQRIARFQHYLGGL from the coding sequence ATGACCATCAATCGCACCATGCAGATCGTACTGGCTTCAGCAGGACTATGCTGTCTGTTCCTGCTGCCTGCCTGCACCACGGCTACCGACATTGGCACCCGGGTTGGTCAGGCTGCCGGGGTACTGGATGCCCGCCAGGCCGAGGGGATTCGTCGAACCGCAGAGCGAACCGAACGCAGCTTTGAGGATTTCACCCCGGAACAGGAGTATTTCCTCGGGCGATCGGTTGCCGCTCAGGTCCTTGATCGCTACCCGGTATATGACGATGAGCAGACAAACGGTTATATCAGCCTGATCGGGCAGAGCCTGGCAGTCTTTTCCGACCGTCCGGATATTTTCGCCGGCTACTCCTTCCAGATTCTGGACAGCGAAGAACTCAATGCTTTCGCAACCCCGGGCGGTCATGTATTTGTTACCCTGGGAATGCTGCGCCTGGCTCGAAACGAGGACGAGGTTGCCGCCATCCTGGCACATGAGATAGCCCATATAACCGAGGCCCATGGCCTGCAGTCGATCCGCACCGCCCGGATTACCGGCGCTCTTACCAGCGCCGCAATCACCGGGGTGTATCTGACCGGCAGTCGCGAGGTTGCCGAACTGACGGACATCTTCTCCGACTCGATCGATGATATGTCCCGGACACTGTTTACCAGCGGCTACTCGCGTACATCCGAGCGGGAGGCTGACCGCATAGCCGTAACCATTTTGCGCCGTGCCGGGTATAGTCCCCACGCGCTGGTGACCCTGCTGCAGCACATGGGGGAACACTGGAACCCGCAGGGGCGTGGCTACGCGCGCACCCACCCAAGCCCCCTGGACCGCATGCAGGATGTACAGGATGTGCTGGACGATGAGGATCCCCGTATTCCCGAACAGCGCATCGCCCGGTTTCAGCACTACCTGGGAGGGCTGTAG
- a CDS encoding CHASE2 domain-containing protein — protein sequence MRNTRLTRGGSIAVAAAALALLLQLSGVLTGIEQVTYDMRVRLLARSEPAATDTVLILVDQSSLQWGLENQGQSWPWPRTYYAVITDFARRAGAASLTFDVIFEDDSFYGVSDDQTFAEAADRFGRTAVAAFYGEQRGRYTAFPDYVPQSAAALALPGLDRSRMPRLSQASFPVPELSRTARAIGNVRGFPDADGVYRRIPPLAEFDDALVPSLALAAYLADAREDAARSVDGKLALDGTVLPLDTAGNLVVHFDLAREARQRYSAAAIIQSELHLAAGGDTPLIDPAQLAGRHLLVGLSASGLYDQRPLPISGEALGVEFHAAMLENFLSGSYLQQPGAASTLIYLMLLSALGAFGVSLSRRTGTSAAAIAATPLLPAAIALGGYSLGWWLPAVVPATAGIIGGIAAAVLNYASEGRERRFIKSAFSQYLSPIVIDRLLKDPKRLELGGERRDLTIFFSDLQGFTSLSEGLSPDELTQLLNEYLTAMTDIIIGSGGTIDKYEGDAIIAFWNAPVDVPDHPAVGVNAALQCQQRLAELRPVFQQRVGKELHMRIGLNTGPAVVGNMGSRQRFDYTMLGDAVNLAARLEGNNKQFGTYTMISAYTAARLPETIPCRELGRIAVVGRARPVQVFEPMLQEDYARRRRNLEAFAAALQQYYQGNFGAARQGFAQLPEDPAARSYHDRCAQLAKKPPPEWDGVWIMDSK from the coding sequence ATGCGCAACACCCGTCTGACACGCGGGGGCAGTATTGCGGTTGCAGCAGCAGCCCTGGCACTGTTGCTGCAGCTGTCCGGTGTGCTGACGGGCATCGAACAGGTCACCTACGACATGCGGGTGCGACTGCTGGCACGGAGCGAACCAGCGGCTACCGATACGGTGCTGATACTGGTGGACCAGTCCAGTCTGCAGTGGGGGCTGGAAAACCAGGGTCAAAGCTGGCCCTGGCCAAGGACCTACTATGCGGTTATCACCGATTTTGCCCGCCGTGCCGGCGCCGCCTCACTTACCTTCGACGTGATTTTCGAGGATGACAGCTTTTACGGCGTGAGCGATGACCAGACCTTTGCCGAGGCGGCTGATCGATTCGGCAGGACGGCCGTTGCGGCCTTTTATGGTGAACAGCGCGGCAGGTACACCGCATTCCCCGACTATGTACCACAGTCTGCCGCAGCCCTGGCATTGCCAGGGCTTGACCGCAGCCGCATGCCCCGGCTGTCACAGGCCTCATTCCCGGTACCCGAACTCAGTCGCACCGCGCGCGCGATCGGCAATGTCCGCGGCTTTCCGGATGCTGACGGGGTGTACCGCCGTATTCCCCCGCTTGCTGAATTTGACGATGCTCTGGTGCCCAGCCTGGCCCTGGCAGCCTATCTTGCCGACGCCCGGGAGGACGCAGCCCGGTCGGTCGACGGGAAACTGGCGCTGGATGGCACGGTACTGCCGCTTGATACTGCGGGCAACCTTGTCGTGCATTTTGACCTTGCCCGCGAAGCCCGCCAACGCTACAGTGCCGCAGCCATCATTCAGAGCGAACTCCATCTGGCGGCTGGGGGTGATACCCCGCTGATAGATCCCGCTCAGCTGGCGGGGCGACACCTGCTGGTCGGGCTGTCTGCATCCGGGCTCTACGATCAACGGCCCCTGCCGATATCCGGCGAAGCCCTTGGTGTGGAGTTCCATGCTGCCATGCTGGAAAATTTCCTGTCGGGCAGCTATCTGCAACAGCCAGGAGCGGCATCGACCCTTATATACCTCATGCTGCTGTCTGCCCTCGGGGCATTCGGCGTAAGCCTTTCACGCCGAACCGGTACCAGTGCGGCTGCCATAGCCGCCACCCCGCTTCTGCCAGCGGCTATTGCCCTGGGAGGGTACAGCCTGGGCTGGTGGCTGCCTGCTGTTGTCCCGGCAACTGCGGGGATAATCGGAGGGATTGCTGCTGCAGTGCTGAACTATGCCAGCGAAGGGCGGGAACGGCGCTTTATCAAGAGTGCCTTCAGCCAGTACCTCAGCCCGATCGTGATTGATCGCCTGCTGAAGGATCCCAAGCGGCTGGAACTGGGCGGGGAACGGCGCGACCTGACGATCTTCTTCTCCGATCTGCAGGGATTCACCTCACTCAGCGAGGGACTGAGCCCGGATGAACTGACCCAGCTCCTGAACGAATACCTGACCGCCATGACCGATATTATTATCGGATCCGGGGGAACCATCGACAAGTACGAGGGCGATGCGATCATCGCATTCTGGAACGCGCCGGTCGATGTGCCGGACCACCCTGCCGTCGGGGTGAACGCTGCCCTGCAGTGCCAGCAGCGGCTTGCCGAGCTGCGCCCGGTGTTTCAGCAAAGGGTTGGCAAGGAACTGCATATGCGAATCGGCCTGAATACCGGCCCGGCTGTGGTGGGAAACATGGGATCACGACAGCGATTTGATTACACCATGCTGGGTGATGCAGTTAACCTGGCCGCCCGACTGGAGGGCAACAACAAGCAGTTTGGCACCTACACCATGATATCGGCGTACACCGCCGCCCGGCTGCCGGAAACCATCCCCTGCCGTGAATTAGGCCGGATTGCAGTAGTGGGACGAGCCCGGCCGGTACAGGTATTCGAACCGATGCTGCAAGAGGACTACGCCCGGCGCCGGCGAAACCTTGAAGCCTTTGCCGCTGCACTGCAGCAGTACTACCAGGGGAATTTTGGCGCTGCCCGACAGGGGTTTGCCCAGCTGCCGGAGGATCCCGCGGCACGCAGTTATCATGATCGCTGCGCTCAGCTCGCGAAAAAACCGCCGCCGGAATGGGATGGGGTGTGGATAATGGACAGCAAGTAA